Within Sorghum bicolor cultivar BTx623 chromosome 2, Sorghum_bicolor_NCBIv3, whole genome shotgun sequence, the genomic segment CTTGCATTTTTTTCTCTGGAtggagagttttttttttgtttgaggaAAGACAGTATTTTACTTGGGCTTTATTAGACCGaccctaagagcaactccaacccacctcctaaataagctcatattctaaatctagagacttcatctaaaaaaatcaactccagCCCACCTCCTATTAAGACCCCTATTTTCTATGTCCTCTCAAATTATAATTTCAAGTTCTCAGATCCAGCAGCCCCCtatccccctctctctcccggttTCTTCACGTGTGTGCGTGTAGAGTATTGCGCCCTCCGCCTGGACGCCTCCGCCTGTCCGTCTCCCTCCCACTCTCCCTCCATTTCCTGCCCCCGCGGCCACCCCACACGCACGCGCACGGCGCacgcatccaccaccaccactgacGATCAACAACGACGACGACCGGTGCTGCCCAGCGTTCGCGGGAGACGACGACGGCGCCGAGAGCGCGACGTCCATCGAGGACCTGCCCACGGACGTCCTGTCCCTCGTGCTCCGCCGCCTCGACGGCGCGTCGATGGCCGCGCTCGGCTGCGCGTCCGCCGCCTTCCGCGACCTCGCCGCCGACCCGGCCGCCTGGCGCGCGCTCTGCCTCGCGCTCTGGCCCTCGCTCCGCGACGTGCCTCTTGCTGCGACCACCGGCGGCTCTTCGCCGACGCGTTCCCGTTCCCCGCCGTGCCGCTGGAAGCACTGCCACAGCCAGCAAcgcccgccggcgccgccccgCTCTGCGAAGCCGGCAGCCTCCCGCCGCTGCCGGCGCGTCTCAGCCGTCGACCTCCGGCATGGCGGCGCGTGCGTCATGTCCCGCGCGGTGGAGACGGACGCGTCGTCGGCCTGGTTCCTGGGCGCGCCGTTCCGCGTCGACGCGCTCACGCAGGAGGGCTTCACGTTGCCGTCGCCGGCGCCCATCGACCCCGCGGACCTCGAGCTCAGCTGGGTGTGGGTGCGGCCGTCGCACCTGGTTCTAGCGctggagattttttttttctagggGGACAGTGGCTATGGCTGGAGTTGGGCTTTAATTTGGGCCCTCAAATTTTGTAGACCTCCTCTCAAATAAAAATATAGGGGTCTGATTTAGAACCCGTggctggagatgctctaagagaaaaaaaaaaaaccttagCCCATGGATAGTGCCACCATGGGCCAGGATTCCATAAGAGACGCGGCCACGCGACGCGGAGCACGCAAAGGAGCAGTGCTGTTGCTACCTGGCTTGCATTGGGCTGGCCGTCTGAATTTTTCATCTGGCCACCATGGGTTGGGGCTTTCTACTGCATGCGTCGCTGAACTGACTCCCTTTATCCAGCATCCGCCTCCATAATCTGACGAAAAAGCAGCATCCAATCTCACACACGAAAGCGCCTAAAGATCTCTCCATCGCACATGTCGCTGTACACCTGTGTAGGCACTGATGTGGCACACGAAGTGACGGCATGATCCTCTTTCAGGATCAAAAGAAGGGGCGCAAAATTAAAGCGCGCATGCCAGCGCAACAGAGTGCAAAAGCCTAGTAATAAGTGAGAATATGCGTCGAAACCTATTCTGACGAAGTGACGATGAACACGACTCCAGGGGTCTGTTTAGACCTACCAAGGCTAGATAGTTACTGCTTGAGACTAAAAATTAAGAACTAACCACCTGTTTGGACAGATTAGTGCTAATTTTTAGCTGCATAACATGATAACAATTATTCATTGGTATTCAAATATATCTTCAAATTGAGAGACCGCGATGAACACGCTTTGACATGTTCTGACTGCTCTTAGAGAGGAAACCTCTGATTTTGAATGACTAGTCCAGATCGATCAATGTTGATGGCTTGGACGACAGTGACCTCACTTGTATCCAAAGAGCCGCCGAGCAAGCTTTTGCTTCGTTGTTGATTttactctcctctcctctcctctcgatTGTTCTTTTTCTTTGCTGAAACTTTACCTAATCCGATCAGATCATGACTCGTGCTTGAGTCGTGACTAAGACCACCACCGCCGAGATTTTGACAACAAGATTCAAGACGGGTGGAGGTGGGTAtccaattgttttttttttggtcaCTGCCTcagctctttctctctctctctctctctctctctctctctctctctctctctctctctctctctctctcttttcttaCATTGAATCTTTAATATGTTCTGGGATGACCAACTGACAAAAAAAAACTGTAAGTCATTATTAATAAAGATAAAGGAAAAAAAACCTATGACAACATGATAAGGTAAACAAAGTATCTATGGTTGTCACAAAAAGAGAATAATACGTAGATAGTTTCAACTAAACACATGTTAAACACAAATGGAAATACAATGCTAAGGCAATATTATAAGTTACTCCCTCTACTCCAAAATGTAAGTCATCTCAACcttttttaaataaatatttGTTACTGTACAGTTTTCTATACTTCATATctagatatataataaaaacTATGCATCTAGGAAAACTAAAACAACTTACAATTTAATATGGAAAGATGAGAAAGTATACAAAATAATTCGCAGCTAAAATTTACCGCAAAAATTAGGCAAAAAAAGCATCTACATAGGAAttattctaaaatataagcaattGAGAGAGATTAAAAAAAGTTGATTAGACATGGCCATTTCTAAAATATTTGGTAGCCATGCCCCTAATAAATTTATATATACATATCTTTTCTAAAATTGTTACTCTGTGCAAGCAGCACAGATCTAGCTTTATCTCAGCTGACCTATTCATCCTTGTCGCATCAACCATTATATACCATATACTAGATGCTAGATGTCGGTATGTTTTTTGTGTAGGAAAAATCTTTCTATATACTCCTATAAAAGCTAAAACTCATTAGATAttttatctcttcatgcaagatattaCATCATTTCCACTAACTCGCAAATCCTTTCATATAAGCTATCAATGTCatcctttattaattataaaaaatatccACATATCATCTCTATTATGTGCTATTAGCATGCAAGTCATTTGGTTTGTTCTAAGTCAAACGTCTCTATCTTTGACCATtgatttttaaaaatatatagTTTCATGTAAtaagatttatatttttatatttattatgagaaatactaccataatatataatttatatattgTGAAACTATAAGAATTTTTAAAAATAGTTCATCAAATATTGTAATTTTTGATTTAGGACAaactaaatgtgacacttaaaaAAACGAAGGGAGTATTCTTGTataatataatcaaatattctatTAGTTTTTTTTCTATTAGCTTACCGATTTTTAAGAGGTTTGATACAATAAATAACATACAATTAAAAttcatatctatatatatatatatgataattcctttttactatatatataatacaaaatatCATATAATGTTACGTATACGAtagatttatttttaagaaaatactGTGAAAACGCACGTAGTATGCTTCGGGTATTAGATAATGCTGTTCATGGAATCCAAGGCTCAGTACTGGTCAATGGTCATCCCTccgctctctgtttttctataCACCAAGCAgtgcatcttgacaagatcaatTCAGTCTTCAGGCCCTAatcatcaaggccttgtttagatatacctaaaaatccaaaactttacaagactctccatcacatcgaatcttgcggtacatacatggaacatcaacttaggctttgtttagttgccatttttttttggatttcgctactgtagcactttcgtttttatttgacaaacattgtccaatcatatagagtaactaggcttaaaagattcgtctcgtgatttacagacaaactgtgtaattagtttttgtttatatctatatatttaatgctccatgcatatgtcataagattcgatgcgatagggaatcttgaaaagtttttaagtctttggtgggaactaaacaaggcctaaagcttGTCGCGAACAAATATCTTAGAGCTGGATTGACATGCATGCGTGTCTCTCAACACACTTAAAAGAACTATCTAAAATCTTTACTGAAAGTGTAGAGTTAACAtgattttttaattatatgtatGTTTCTATTGGTAAGTCCATAaagctttggccttgtttagtttaccctaaaatcttaatttttttcaaaattttctatcatatcgaatctttggaggcatgcattgagcattaaatatagataaaaaaataactaattgattGCATGGTTTGACGGTAATTTGCGAGAAAAATCTTCtgaacttagttagtctataattgaacaataattattaaatacaaacgaaaatgctacgtagtcaaaccaaaaaaaatttcaccaactaaacaatgccttattTCTAACCTAGATTTACATATTTTTTTGAGATAAGATAAACCATATGATCATGTTTTTTGAGACAAGATTTAAACCATATATAGGGTCACATTGTTTTTTGAGACATAGggggtatttatttttttaagaatTGCAGTGTGGTACCAGCCGTATGTGCGGTATGCTTATCACCAGACACCACACACCAGCACGGCAAGAATCCATGATGAGGCCGCGCTCGCGCGCGGCGCCGGTGACCATGCAACTGCAACCTGCTGGAGTGCTGACTCGAGCTCTAGAGATTTCGCCGTCCTCATCTATGCTGCATCTGCACGGGTATACTACAGCGTACTTGCATGGTGGTCGATCTCCTGACGCACGCGTCCCGCTCGGCCCGCATCCAACGGCTCAGAGAGCGCCCGCACATCGTCTCGATCGTGTCATCATAAACCCGGTAGGGCACACGGTACGTCCGTACGCACGTGCCACGCTTTCTTTCTCGACACGAGTGCGCCCGGCTCGTCCAGTGCGTGGCGACCTGGAGTTGGCCTTCAGCTGTGGATCTTATCTGCTCGAGGAAACTCGTTGTCGCGTGGGCCCGGCTCTGAGTGACCCAGCCAGTCCAGCCAATCAAAAGAGGTCGTCTATTGGCGTGTCTCATTTTGTGGGATTTGCTATAGTGTTATTAAGTTTCTAAAAAGATATATATTaacattatttatatatagaataaatattttatgaaacGGATTGATATGTCAGTATTTTTTTTGAAGCTTAACCAAAATTAGATAGAACAAAACAAAAACGACATATATTTGATGAATGTGAGTACTTTGTATTGAAGTTTAAGAAAGACCTATATGCTATATTGTTGGGCAGCATGCACCTAATTTAACCATTTTTATAAAAACCTAAAACAAGCTTTGAGGTGTCATCGTCAACTTCGGTACCAAAATATGGACAATATTTATGCCTGTTTGGTGGGATTTTAGATTATCCTGAAAACATTTTAGGGCTTTTTTCTTAAAAACACAAGATCACGTACGTTTGTAAAATCATTTATCTCGTCTTCTAATATATGAAAAAAATTGAAATGAGATGTGAATCAGAATCACTAGAAACCAAATTTTACAGAATTCCAATGTGAAAAGGAAAAATGTGTATCTATATCTTTGTTCTAATCCGTTTCAGAAACCGAATCCATAATTCCTGTGAAACGGAGCCTTAAAATATGGCTCACGCTACTACTACATGCTCCGTTTGTAGAGGTCAGCCGCTTCTGCGTAAATATCTCTACAAATCAACAATTTTGTAGTGGTGGTTGAAAATATAAGCCACCTCTCTAAATTATTTGAAGAAATAATAAATCAAGCTAATATgtagcattttttttaaaaaaaaaactaagagAAGTCACCACCAGCCAAGTCCGATCGTAATAGTCACAAACCATAAGTCACTCATTTTTTTGCACGAAATACATGTGTGTGGACGGTGGGATTCAAGCATGTGACTTATGATCTCGTGTATAGCTCCCTTAACCACTCCACCTCCAAATCACTtgtgactaaggccttgtttagttccaaaaattttttgggaaatcgacaccgtagcattttcgtttgtatttgacaaatattgtccaatcatggactaactaagctcaaaagatttgtctcatcaatttcgaccaaactgtgcaattagtttttattttcgtctatatttaatactccatgcatacgtctaaagattcgatgtgacggagaatctgaaaaattttgcaaattttttgcccgaaaatttttgagaaatcgacactgtagcactttcgtttgtatttgacaaatattatccaattatagactaactaggctcaaaagattcgtctcgtcaatttcgaccaaactgtgcaattagtttttattttcatctatatttaatacttcatgcatgtgtctaaagattcgatgtgacggggaatgtgaaaaattttgtaaaattttctgggaactaaacaaggccctaaggtGTACTTACGTTCCTTTTGCATTCACTTTACTAAATTTTGAAATGGATATTTAGGACCataaataaattcaaatgaaaacatattttaattgaaaagttgtagatattaTCGAGTTCTAGGCTTTCGTTTTGATCATTTCTCCATCCAATGTTTgatattttgaatttcaaaatctgAGAAGTTCAAACAAAATTGATAAATGGCTTCAAATGAAAAGATTGTCAATTAGAAAGTTGTATTATATTTTttagatctacaactttatttTCTTGTCGTCCGAGgttatttgaaaattttgaatttcaaaatatgAAGACTAAAAACTAAATTGGAGGAGCACCTTGGGGAATTATAGGAGGAGCCGTGCCAAATAGTCATTTATAGCTTTTGTCACTAATTCCAGCAATTCTAGGTCGAGCGCTGATATGGTGTTAGCTTGCGCCTGCACGAGGTGTTCGGATGTAGGCTCCTAGAATTCacatttttctttatttatttgtacTGAAAGGTCGATCTACAACACTGTGAACGTACCTgatgctcaaaaaaaaaaacactgtgAATGTAGCTTCCAAAAAGTATAATAAATTTTGATTTTAGACAGTTGATTTTGAATTTGGAGGCCTGTGTTGACCTTCCAAGTTGGAAATGGTTTTCTCTTTTATGTAAAAATTCAAACCCATGAATTCATTAGTTGAATCATATAATTTTATGATTATTACCTGTGGAGATCAGGGAAAGTCCGCTTAGGCTGTAACCAACTAACCAAGCCATGCTCCTCGATCGGTTCGTGTCTCAACGACCATCCATGGCGCATGTACTGAAAAGGGAAACAGAAAGGTAGAACAGAAACAAGCTAAAACATGTGAATAGGTGATGATAGGGATCACACAATTCAAGGGAGCTCATATGGGCCCGCGCAGGAGAACAAAGTTTGGCTTGGTTGTTTCTGTTGCACACTTCATGATCGAACATGCAGAGttaggtggtggaggaggagcacACAAAAAATAATTTTGGTCGAGTTCAAACAAAAGTTAAGACAAGACGTTTCACTCTTCAAGAGCAAAGAAAACCAAAGTAGTTTTCTACTTTACACATACTAATTAAAAGAATAAAATTCATAAGAGGTCCTTATTCTTGTCGGAGTGTATCATTCATGTGTCCAAACTCATAAATTGTCCACTTCAGTCCTCACTCTATTATGGTCTCTTAGCTAGTCTAAATACGTCTAGACTTGTGCCCATATACTAATGTGTCATGCTAACATGTCGGGCTTACATGTCCGCATCATCTCTCTCCTCCCCCAACTCATATAGCAATGTTCTTCGGTTCGCCCCGACCCCTCATGGCTGGCTGCGTCACCCTAGTTCCTCATGGTCGGGACACCCCTATACGTGCTGACCCTAGTTGAGCACCACCCTGGCTAGGTGAACCACTAGTCGAACATACCTGGCTGTCGCTTGCACCCATGGTCCGGGCTATAGGGATCTCGATGCAGAGGTACGCGAAACAGCTGCCGACGGCCATTGGGATCTCGACGACAAACTCGGTGTAGCATAACATAGAGATCCTCCTAGCCAATGTAGCTCACGCAATTGTCGTAGCCTTGCATGTGTCCTCGTGATACTCTAGCGAGGACATCTCCATGGTGTCATGGCCGCACCGCAGTGAGTCCTTGGCCACGCCTCGCCAAAGCCACCCGACCCCGTCGAGCCTTGGCTCATGCCTTACTCTACCCGCCAACACTGTTGCCACTATATGCATATTGCCGTCTTCTTTGCCTTTGTTGCACCTTGACCCCTGCCAGCCTCGGTCGTATCACCCTTAGGGCCCGTTCGATTAGGACTTTTTCCAGCAGAAATGGTTCCTGGTGAAGATTTAGCTATACAAATTGCACAGCTATTCCTGGTGGGATTGGTTCCAGGGCTTGAATCCCTAGGAACCGAACGGAGCCTTAGTGATCTCATGAGAGTAACATCGGCTTGAGAATCGAGCTCATAAAAGGTGGCTAGCTGGTTCTAGAAAAAACAAGGGTGCCCCAAAATCTACGAACAGCTCTCAGAGGACTTTTTTGATGAGATGCATCTAAAGGTGTCTTATGGTTAGCAAGGCCACATAAAACGTATACAAATCTCGTCGAGAAACCTGTAGAATAGTAGGATAAGAGATGCATGtaaaaaaaagtaaatgtattggTTTTGGTCTTTTGAATGTTTGAGATCATCTAAATCTGTTGTGTTCCTTCATATTTATAGATGAGGTGATTTTATCATGTTAAAAAACATTTACAACTTCTAAATCTACACAAATACTAACCTCCTCTTAGGTTTTATTTTACCAAAAAAAATCAGCTTATTTTGTATTATGTCTTAGTTCATTTGAAAATATCTAAAATAAACTATAAACCAATGAAATATGAAGGGAGTATTAGTTAGATTAATTCTGAAATTTGTTCACATTTACATATTGAAGTAAAAAATAAAGAGGGTAAAATGGTACCCAGAAAAAGCCAATATGGGCGCTAGAACCTCTGATTCAGTGAGCCGAGGCCGGCTTTATAGagtgtaaatttttttaaaaaaagatacgaaggaaaaaaataaaaaccctGATAATCCCAAATTACACATGCCCCCAAATAGGTCGCCTATATCCTCTCTCCACCCCTCAATTCGCTCTATAAAACAAACTGCACTGCTCCCTTGGTCCTCCAACAAGAAAGGAACATAGACCAACACAAGGAGGATAGACCTCGATCCGCACACCTCACGCCTGAAGGCCAGATCtggccttcttcttcctctcgccCAAGGACAAGGATTGCCTAACATCAAACAACAAGAACCAAAGAAAACACAGCAAGAGCATCGTCGCTCTCTTAAGCAAAACAACGCGCACCACGCACGCCGGCCACTTGCACAGCACGCACGCACGTAGCAGGACGGACGCGCGCATCGGTCGGTGCATGGGGCTCCTGGACCAGCTATGGGACGACACGGTGGCCGGGCCGCGCCCGGACTCCGGCCTCGGCAAGCTCCGCAAGTACGCCTCCTTCTCCCCCTCGTCGTCATCCGcggccgccgtgccgccgtcgCCGACCGCAgagggagcggcggcggcgggctccggctccggctccggctccgcgaCGCCCGCCGTGACGCGGAGCATCACCATGCTGCGGCCCGCGGCGCTGTCCGTCATCACCTCGCCGCGCAGCGAGTCCAGCTCCgcgccgtcgtcgccgtcgccggccaGCGGCGGCGCTCCGGACTCGCCCTTCGGCGCAGGTGACCGACCGGCTCTcgccatcttcttcttcttcttcttcttcattttttttttccagTTCTTGATGTGTCTGTGACTCCGTGTGGGGGGTGTTTAGCTAGCTGAATGAATCTTTGGGACagtgttttaaaaaaaatagtataGTTAGAGTGTTGGAGATCTGAAACAAAGCACCGCCGGCTGATGTTGTTGTGTCTCTGTATGTTGCCATCTTTGATGCTGCAGCGACGACGCCCAAGGGAGAGGGCTGGAAGAAGCTGCGCCGGAAAGGCAGGATGgccaacggcggcgacgccccCGGCACGCCGAGGAGCCCCACCGTCTACGACTGGTGAGTACTTCGTACGTACCTCACTTATTGTATACGGTATAAAATCGCCTCTATACCACAGATATTTCTGAACGTACCTTACCGTACCGTGAGTGCTACGATGCTATAGAAGTACAGTAGTAACAGTACGGTCGACATGCAATGAATCTTGCTTGGATTTGATATGATATATCATCTGATCTGCGTGTCTCCGACTCCGACGGCAGGGTGGTGATCAGTTCGCTGGACCGCTGAAGCGGCCGGGCCCAAGGCCAACCTGCCCAAGATGAGAACTCCGACAGCCACAAGGAGACCATCAACAGCTAGCGAACTGCAACGAGGATCAGAACAGAGGGACCTCTTTTCAGAGCTTCTGGTGACGGTTCTGTTATAGTGTATACGTTAATTAACGGTGTATATATGTCATCTTCCTGTAAATCTCCGTGTGAGTGAGCTGCTGGCCTGCTGCTGATTTTGTAAGCTAAAGCTACTACTACTCCGTACTACGCTGGGCATCAGCTCGTGCATGTCACCGTACTCGTGTACATGTCGTGAAGGGGGAGGCGGGCAACACAACACAAGCAGCAACAGTAGTGTTGAAGAGAGTACTGATACTCCTACTCCGTAGTACTTATGTGGCTATGTACACTAATCCTGTTGGCTGTTGCTGTACGAGTGACTAGACGCAGCCTCCCCTGCTTCCTAGTAGTCTGTAGCACAGGGTACTCCTCCGTATGGTTTCTGCTGCTGTGTATAATGTAAAATGTATAATAATCCTACTACGCGCGCAACAATAATGCGTGGTTTTGGCAACATCTTGGCTTGTCTACCACAGAAATATCTTATCATCATAGGCGTCTCTATCTCTTCATTGTTTAGTGCTTTCCGGTACCAATAATTCAGTCCGTCCATCGCACTCCTGACGTCAAATCCGTGTGGAGTTTACCCAGTCCCAGGGCAGACACTTCGATGCCATGTcatgccattgccattgccattgccaccgTGCTCTTTTCTACTGCAAAGTCAAGAGGGTTAACTTCATGACGTGTGACACATCTTTGATCCGTTCCGGCGACGACAAAAAGTTGGCTGCCCACATCGCTAGCTGCGCGCCGTGGCGCAGGTGGTGGTGATCCCCCACACGGACACGGAGGTCCCGTCCCGGCGGAGATGCTGTCGTCGTCTCATCAATCCGGCTCGCTCTCGCTCCCTGCCGGCACGGGACGGCACAGCGTGTCAGCGTCGCTGTTGCCTGTCCTTTTCGTGATCGACCTCCCTTTCCCGCGGCCAAGGCTGCTGCCGTGCCCGGCCGGATTTCTGGCCTCCGATGCAGCTTCCCGTTTCCATGGTGTGGGCTAGTGGAGAGGCTTCAACGACGTCTAATAAGCCTCGCCGTCACGGCATCATGCATGTTATATACAGTATCTCAAAATCATGTAAGGATGCAACAAGTTGTAGACTCTGTAAATAAACCAGGTGAATATACGCATTTCAATTTACTGGACAAGTTTTCCACCCATTATTACTTGTAACAGAAAAAGATATAGAGTACACCACCGATAATCCATCAGACATGACACTTGACCATACCAGTACGAAGTGTTTTGGCTACATCGAGTAAAAGCTGAATGGCCATAACAGAGCACTCTTTACGTTCAGCACTTGATCGCTTGATCAACTGGTTGCCACTAGATTTGGGCTTGGATCAATGAAGAAAGCAACCTGATAtactataatatatatatataattgttgTGTAAAGTGTACTATGTAGGAGTACTATCCATCACCGTCTGGCAGTAACACTAAGCATGTAATTTATTGGTTGAAGTGCTCCTCTTAAAGCAAAGAAGAATCAGAGGGCGTAAAAGGCTCAAAGATACTGAAACGCCTAGcagaaattatgaattaagtaagttctttgttactCACAGAATATCTCTCTTTCCCAACAGGGACAACACGGTGTAATGTAGATCTGCAAGTTGCGATAGAAGTGCGTTAGCAGGTTCTGACACACGGCCGTTTATTCTCGTTGGCAAGACAGCATGTATTATAAATGACAAGGAACCAAAAGAATATAACTCAATAACCTTTGTCAATGGATTATCGTATAAGTAGCCGAGCTATCACCATATACTACCTCTACTAAGATACTCATCATGTCAACTACACAGTTGTATGCATGATGCTGTCAATTATGAACCGGAACAAAGTTTCATCTAAATAAATGGGCATGTGTTTTATATCATACAACTTTGAAGAGTTGCAGAAAACAATAATGTTTCAAGTTGCCAGTGCGTGTGAGTGGACTTATGGGGGAACAAAAGTATTAAATGATGATACCTGAAACCACAATTAGTCCACCTTTCTAACAAATCGCCAATATTAACAATAAGGGACCTACAACTACAAGTAAACCAGAATaagataatataatataatatattttgAGCCGGGGTATACAAAACAGGATTAAACAAGTTAAAAAAGCACATCAAGCCAGGTCTGAGGATATCATCATTTTTAGAGTAATAAAGCACTTCAAAAATTTTAGAGTAAATATGTTGGAAGGCTACTGTATTCTTGTATTTGGGATCTCTGTTCATAAACAACAGGAACAAGTATTACCCATGAATGTGGTGAACATCTTCCCAGATCTGAGGATGTCTATCTTTTTCTATGCATATCTACAAGGTGCAAGTAAAGGTCCATAATTTACATGCATGTGAGCGTATAAAAAAAGCTATTATTGTTTCATTGTTCTAAAGTGAATAATATAGGTATTTTTTTGCAGCACTGGTTAGATTGTACTACGTAAAAATTCATCAATTTTAACTTGTGAAAAAAACATGCCTGCAAGCCCGGTGTTCCATCTGTTACCAAAATGGTTAGCATTCCATATTCTGAATGCGCTGCTGCAGCAATAATGTTTTTGTTGTTTTTTCAGACCATTTACGTGACCTGCATCAAATTTTGAATCTCATATTTgatttgataaaaaaaaactagaagGAGACATTAAAAAGTTACTCCAGTTACTCAATAAATTCAAAGTATTCTTGCAAATTAACCAGTAACGATTTTTTAGAATCATCAGAGGTTTCACAATAAATTGCACTAGCTAGTACCAACTTGGTCACTATAAATCGACAAATCCTATAGGAGGACATTCGACAGAGTCATGATTTACTATTGGTGGAACTTAtggaaaaaagaaacaaa encodes:
- the LOC8062735 gene encoding F-box protein At3g44326, with protein sequence MIGFGGKEYALRSDRRAATPLVLSIAPSAWTPPPVRLPPTLPPFPAPAATPHARARRTHPPPPLTINNDDDRCCPAFAGDDDGAESATSIEDLPTDVLSLVLRRLDGASMAALGCASAAFRDLAADPAAWRALCLALWPSLRDVPLAATTGGSSPTRSRSPPCRWKHCHSQQRPPAPPRSAKPAASRRCRRVSAVDLRHGGACVMSRAVETDASSAWFLGAPFRVDALTQEGFTLPSPAPIDPADLELSWVWVRPSHLVLALEIFFF
- the LOC8080986 gene encoding dormancy-associated protein homolog 3 isoform X2 — protein: MGLLDQLWDDTVAGPRPDSGLGKLRKYASFSPSSSSAAAVPPSPTAEGAAAAGSGSGSGSATPAVTRSITMLRPAALSVITSPRSESSSAPSSPSPASGGAPDSPFGAATTPKGEGWKKLRRKGRMANGGDAPGTPRSPTVYDW
- the LOC8080986 gene encoding dormancy-associated protein homolog 3 isoform X1 — its product is MGLLDQLWDDTVAGPRPDSGLGKLRKYASFSPSSSSAAAVPPSPTAEGAAAAGSGSGSGSATPAVTRSITMLRPAALSVITSPRSESSSAPSSPSPASGGAPDSPFGAATTPKGEGWKKLRRKGRMANGGDAPGTPRSPTVYDWVVISSLDR